A stretch of the Odontesthes bonariensis isolate fOdoBon6 chromosome 5, fOdoBon6.hap1, whole genome shotgun sequence genome encodes the following:
- the cmtm8b gene encoding CKLF-like MARVEL transmembrane domain-containing protein 8b produces MRLEHNFLCSSDNLRESTLALCPGIMERLAVGTTRRGPSLPPYNTSTSTLAFDQHFTTTARGILHLAEIVCGMLVWILVGGTDYFHLPALCWVMFVTISFWILTICLFIIDLTRAQNWIPRIPWTTLLLCFNCSAAALYLVTAVVEALTVNQAIRGRHNYNCWAASAFFACLTTVCYAGSSYLSYCVWRAKEEEQ; encoded by the exons GAACACAACTTCCTCTGCAGCAGCGACAACCTCAGGGAAAGCACGCTGGCTCTCTGTCCCGGCATCATGGAGAGATTGGCTGTGGGTACAACCCGCAGGGGACCCTCATTACCACCATACAACACTTCAACCTCCACTTTGGCCTTTGACCAGCATTTCACCACGACTGCTAGAGGAATACTACACCTGGCTGAGATA GTGTGTGGTATGTTGGTGTGGATTCTTGTTGGGGGTACAGATTATTTCCATCTGCCTGCTCTCTGCTGGGTGATGTTTGTTACCATCTCCTTCTGGATTTTGACTATATGCCTGTTCATAATTGACCTTACAAGAGCCCAAAACTGGATACCTCGAATCCCCTGGACTACACTG ttGCTGTGTTTTAACTGCAGCGCTGCTGCTTTGTATCTGGTGACAGCAGTGGTGGAGGCACTCACTGTCAACCAGGCCATTAGAGGGCGACACAACTACAACTGTTGGGCTGCATCAGCG TTCTTTGCATGTCTGACCACAGTGTGCTACGCAGGGAGCAGTTATCTGAGCTACTGTGTCTGGAGAGCCAAAGAGGAGGAGCAGTAG
- the LOC142380568 gene encoding zymogen granule membrane protein 16-like: MPSPQCHSVGSSFARNSVYSQKITTAAGLVHYSYSRAVGGGSGESFSSEGEGRITAVRVWEISSSYITGCTEVPPVLTGVPSVTDSYCLISGKYHTDYIHMLIFVTSQGRTLNVGQPVQSSFNFYPVHPDAELRLLSGRYNGNGITSLGAYWGVVFMEQSNGTSVGK; the protein is encoded by the exons ATGCCATCGCCACAGTGCCACAGTGTTGGCTCATCCTTTGCTCGGAACTCAGTCTACTCTCAGAAGATCACAACTGCTG CTGGGTTGGTGCACTACTCTTACTCTCGTGCTGTGGGAGGCGGGTCCGGCGAATCCTTCTCATCAGAGGGGGAAGGAAGGATCACAGCCGTCAGGGTCTGGGAGATTTCCAGCTCTTACATCACAGG CTGCACAGAGGTGCCACCAGTTCTCACTGGGGTCCCTTCAGTCACTGACAGTTACTGTTTA ATCTCTGGTAAATACCACACCGACTACATCCACATGCTGATTTTTGTGACATCTCAAGGACGCACCCTGAATGTCGGCCAGCCAGTTCAG AGTTCCTTTAACTTCTACCCGGTGCACCCAGACGCAGAGCTCAGACTGCTGAGCGGCCGCTACAATGGAAATGGGATAACTTCACTGGGAGCTTACTGGGGGGTGGTCTTCATGGAACAGAGCAACGGTACCAGTGTTGGTAAATAA